From one Musa acuminata AAA Group cultivar baxijiao chromosome BXJ2-6, Cavendish_Baxijiao_AAA, whole genome shotgun sequence genomic stretch:
- the LOC135613999 gene encoding uncharacterized protein LOC135613999 → SEPKRLLPELANSNREGGGEILEGPEAKNKAVVRELYEAINRRDVARVHRLLAPDLEWWFHGPPERQHLRRLLTGEEEEGDIVTFLPGPQEVAAFGSIVLAEGCGPGAVVWIHAWTVGPGGVITQVREYFNTSLTVTRLGGDSAPAPTDGSAGSTLCCLPVWQSRLHRRARKSLPGLVLAI, encoded by the coding sequence TCTGAGCCCAAGAGGCTGCTACCGGAGCTGGCTAACAGCAAccgagaaggaggaggagagataCTGGAGGGGCCAGAGGCGAAGAACAAGGCGGTGGTGCGAGAGTTGTATGAGGCCATAAACCGCCGGGACGTCGCAAGAGTGCACCGGCTGCTGGCGCCGGACCTCGAGTGGTGGTTCCATGGCCCGCCCGAGCGCCAGCACCTGAGGCGCCTGCTCACCGGCGAGGAAGAGGAGGGTGACATCGTCACCTTCCTGCCCGGTCCCCAGGAGGTCGCCGCCTTCGGCTCCATCGTGCTCGCCGAGGGCTGCGGCCCCGGCGCGGTGGTGTGGATCCACGCCTGGACCGTCGGCCCCGGTGGGGTCATCACCCAGGTCCGGGAGTACTTCAATACCTCCCTCACCGTCACCCGACTCGGCGGCGACTCGGCCCCGGCACCCACCGACGGTTCCGCTGGGTCGACTCTGTGTTGCCTGCCCGTGTGGCAAAGCAGACTGCACCGGCGTGCCCGGAAGTCACTTCCTGGGCTTGTGCTCGCCATATGA
- the LOC103989685 gene encoding uncharacterized protein LOC103989685, with protein sequence MSRGLASNSIYSYNHLNGKGASEAIDVHDITVKKSRLRIFLSYFGAAVFLTATFYLVVLKELCISSIWSILVCFSLAKVLHHKPIKKESVVILPAFGVQLETHYWSGRVIRRFVPISKILKPVLNECVTPVTCHWSLALILRDEDELMLVFQKLQPPVRMLVPVWKALCAASH encoded by the exons ATGTCCAGGGGTCTAGCTTCTAATAGCATATACAGCTATAACCACCTTAATGGGAAAGGTGCATCTGAAGCAATTGATGTACATGATATTACAGTCAAGAAGAGCAGATTACGAATTTTCTTATCATACTTTGGGGCTGCTGTGTTTCTTACAGCTACCTTCTATTTAGTTGTGTTGAAG GAATTGTGTATCAGCTCCATTTGGAGTATTCTTGTGTGTTTTTCCTTGGCCAAAGTTCTGCATCACAAGCCTATCAAGAAAG AATCAGTGGTGATTCTGCCAGCATTTGGtgttcaacttgaaactcattacTGGAG CGGAAGGGTCATCCGCCGTTTTGTCCCCATCAGCAAGATACTCAAACCAGTGTTGAATGAATGTGTGACTCCTGTAACTTGTCACTGGAGCTTGGCTTTAATTCTGCGTGACGAGGATGAGCTTATGTTAGTTTTCCAG AAATTGCAACCACCCGTAAGGATGTTGGTCCCTGTGTGGAAAGCCTTGTGTGCTGCCAGCCACTGA
- the LOC103989900 gene encoding SCAR-like protein 1 — MEVGPLVNERSKFNLLAARRKLGFFGSKWRIHSGKTPAKKKKKKKGVFGRRRSLFWTSDTMPTIRYRIRNEYGLGGSELYGAADKNDPEALLEGVAAAGLVGLLRQLGDLAEFAAEVFHNLYEEVINTASRGHKLLLQVQQLETDLKSIGFSSESASLCLSYKQGIDWHCNLQIDHNIITPGDMPHFIMETYRECRGPPQFFKLDKYDLAGAGACLKRYTDPSFFRIELASRLVEDNAQSEKRACKIKKKVSYSFNGESPEPFVMPCIDSRLQPAICDQSFVKVHLEHVKLKPRQLNESVIHRLKNYMEDHIDFHQVVQQLLSQSSVNQSVMMKSTDSGESVTEVHKMVADASDNIEKNCNPSTSKQEMTTASDLEKQETERKGLSSKESEPASELGIEHPIYSVMEEKRKFSKSGKRTERHSYDSQEVNSNILPAQEFIQNGFSPDAECRSENSSDGYLSDEISSELDNYMDALTTVESNKETDIENLGKLDSVFNSIESRETDSDTNEEQEELKAQYLEQYSIENSTSSPGFSTIFRKGSANPSFSDTLGHLAAQLLEENKNDSGFPLDSDVGLGETNEIHFDQPYDKQVTCEFSDHLLINGACDVMTLDIPTSAVHGEAYPSLCTADSTLTISLVTVGMNETTPLEKVPDQVVIHLDGELQCKKKNSELSSQERSNMIHRELAKNPGVVSDSLHHMMDQNLSRKDDITKEIDSDNSIKEQSSHDIASTKNGTVLHSQKQHETTLERGITGIEVSPASFSMNGVKFLELAKQDQGACFLVKPVILDPESGNVITSDDGLSSSKSVLILEHVDALTTGKTPISIMSHFEKDTLYGTDKSQQSCTGEEAFPDNMHFLSGKLKNDMMQGSMHTVDLRVVPHKSTMSDTQKNVENIKSCNGNISCQNDVAHIYNENGDQSICSPDVCSFNLELQQQVVADGAYLGERTHKIIEQTCSEDATQLDYSSSTYICTSSDKQALSSPSLIPAETFGTKISSGLEPLQKSSPENLKEIIPEIVLVKTAETFEFFGKESSRDPDNVSLIQDEQQLKSSAPHSVEDSSAKQRSTGIYSTELADKKIPVDSSESECPIDSKASILCPAKSSNDYMVLAEPSGLSQNVSESQGDGELNLILLQQNCKHLEPFEEISSTENELLYVAHNPRESVPHINDSDVSFSEPNIPSSKEIISGRLYREGFFLFQCNCIADTTPQQASEQQPELASGSPLLENCATSENTEAISQIAHLPPIPWGLTKPPLISLVSSRNVAQPPSGSNLAISSISAVQNEPSQKLLATGIEIAESDYVVRSQKSCKVPASVKESYEHDTLDSDGKITRPALESLLEEDKQVYDHNAIGEGIWKSTEVPSTGENKSSQDVPVLPSDETQPSKLSEVTPCLNEKTQDLDSSRSQNGAANSDRKSPIPFVVASAVELHKFIHEVTGSAVPPRLPPLPMTKFKNPRHGFLSTEEKSSSTVHDSTTETSENKKPTTKIHPAIHRPNDPLIEAIVSHDRSKLRKAHELIRSSAMPKSDETGSFLEQIRNKSFSLKPTVAPAVRFKGGPPTNLKVIAILEKANAIRQACAGSDEDDDDDDNDEDSWSDS; from the exons ATGGAGGTGGGTCCGCTGGTAAATGAACGTTCCAAATTTAACCTTCTCGCTGCTCGAAGAAAACTCGGCTTCTTTGGCTCCAAATGGCGAATACATAGCGGAAAGACtccagcgaagaagaagaagaagaagaagggagtctTCGGTCGTCGGCGCTCCTTGTTCTGGACTTCGGACACCATGCCGACCATCAGATACCGGATAAGGAACGAGTATGGATTGGGGGGCTCGGAGCTCTATGGAGCTGCGGACAAGAATGACCCGGAAGCACTTCTTGAAGGCGTCGCCGCCGCTGGACTAGTCGGCCTCTTGAGGCAGCTCGGAGATCTCGCAGA ATTTGCTGCAGAGGTATTCCACAATTTGTATGAAGAAGTGATAAACACTGCTTCTAGAGGGCATAAATTGTTACTTCAAGTCCAACAGCTAGAGACGGATCTAAAATCAATTGGCTTTTCATCTGAGAGTGCCTCTTTGTGTTTGTCTTACAAGCAAG GTATTGATTGGCACTGTAATCTCCAAATAGACCATAATATAATTACTCCCGGAGATATGCCTCACTTCATCATGGAAACATACAGAGAATGTCGTGGTCCACCACAGTTCTTTAAGCTAGACAA ATATGATCTTGCTGGTGCTGGAGCATGTTTGAAGAGATATACTGATCCATCTTTTTTTAGAATTGAGTTGGCCTCCAGACTGGTGGAAGACAATGCTCAATCAGAAAAAAGAGCTTGCAAAATAAAG AAGAAGGTATCATACTCCTTTAATGGTGAATCACCTGAACCTTTTGTGATGCCTTGCATTGATTCCAG ATTGCAGCCTGCTATTTGTGACCAATCTTTTGTTAAAGTACATTTGGAACATGTCAAGTTGAAACCGAGACAGCTGAATGAATCAGTTATCCATAGATTAAAAAATTACATGGAGGATCATATCGATTTTCATCAAGTAGTGCAGCAGTTGCTTTCTCAATCATCTGTAAACCAATCTGTCATGATGAAATCTACTGACTCGGGTGAATCTGTTACTGAGGTGCATAAAATGGTAGCTGATGCATCTGACAACATAGAGAAAAACTGCAACCCATCTACTTCCAAGCAGGAAATGACAACTGCAAGTGACTTGGAGAAGCAGGAAACAGAAAGGAAGGGCTTATCAAGCAAAGAGTCTGAACCAGCTAGTGAACTAGGAATAGAGCATCCTATCTATTCCGTGATGGAGGAAAAGCGAAAATTTTCCAAGAGTGGAAAGAGAACTGAACGCCATTCATATGACTCTCAGGAAGTGAACTCAAATATTTTACCTGCTCAGGAATTCATTCAAAATGGATTTTCACCTGATGCTGAATGCAGATCAGAAAACAGTTCTGATGGCTATCTTTCTGATGAGATTTCTAGTGAGTTGGATAATTACATGGATGCGCTTACTACCGTAGAATCAAATAAAGAAACAGATATtgagaatctgggtaaactggatTCAGTTTTTAATAGCATTGAATCTCGAGAAACAGATTCTGATACTAATGAGGAACAGGAAGAGTTGAAAGCTCAATATCTTGAACAATATTCTATCGAAAACTCTACTTCGTCGCCAGGTTTCAGCACAATATTCAGGAAAGGATCTGCAAATCCTTCCTTCTCAGATACTTTAGGTCACTTAGCTGCACAGTTGCTAGAAGAGAATAAGAATGACTCTGGTTTTCCTTTGGATTCAGATGTTGGCCTAGGTGAAACTAATGAAATCCATTTTGATCAGCCATATGATAAGCAGGTAACATGTGAATTTTCAGACCATTTACTTATAAACGGAGCATGTGATGTCATGACATTAGATATTCCTACCTCTGCTGTACATGGAGAAGCATATCCTAGTTTGTGTACCGCAGACTCAACTCTCACGATCTCATTGGTTACTGTGGGCATGAATGAGACAACTCCTCTTGAGAAAGTACCTGACCAAGTTGTCATCCATTTGGATGGGGAGTTACAGTGCAAAAAAAAGAACTCTGAACTTTCTTCTCAAGAAAGAAGTAACATGATACACAGAGAGCTTGCTAAAAACCCTGGCGTTGTGTCTGATTCTCTACACCATATGATGGACCAAAATCTCTCGAGGAAAGATGATATTACTAAAGAAATTGATTCTGACAATTCTATCAAGGAGCAAAGTTCACATGACATAGCGAGCACAAAAAATGGGACTGTGCTTCATTCACAGAAACAACATGAAACCACTCTCGAAAGAGGTATCACAGGTATTGAAGTTTCACCTGCTTCATTTAGTATGAATGGTGTGAAATTTCTGGAGTTAGCAAAACAAGATCAAGGAGCTTGTTTCCTTGTGAAGCCTGTTATATTGGATCCAGAATCAGGAAATGTCATTACAAGTGATGATGGTTTATCATCTTCAAAATCAGTACTGATTCTCGAACATGTTGATGCTTTGACTACAGGAAAAACACCTATTTCTATCATGTCACACTTTGAGAAGGATACTCTGTATGGCACAGATAAATCTCAGCAGAGCTGCACTGGAGAAGAAGCGTTTCCTGATAACATGCATTTCCTGTCTGGTAAGTTAAAGAATGATATGATGCAGGGATCAATGCATACTGTTGATCTTAGGGTTGTGCCTCATAAATCAACAATGTCAGACACACAGAAGAATGTGGAGAACATTAAATCATGTAATGGTAACATATCATGTCAGAATGATGTTGCTCATATCTACAATGAGAATGGTGATCAATCAATTTGTTCTCCAGATGTTTGTAGCTTCAATTTAGAGTTGCAGCAACAAGTGGTTGCTGATGGTGCATATCTAGGTGAGAGAACCCATAAAATCATTGAACAAACTTGTTCAGAGGATGCAACACAGTTGGATTATTCAAGTTCTACATACATCTGTACCTCTTCAGATAAACAAGCTTTGTCTTCTCCATCTTTAATTCCAGCAGAAACATTTGGGACTAAAATTAGTTCCGGTTTAGAACCTCTGCAAAAGTCTTCTCCTGAGAATTTAAAGGAGATCATTCCAGAAATTGTCCTTGTAAAGACTGCAGAAACATTTGAATTTTTTGGAAAAGAATCGAGCAGGGATCCTGACAACGTCTCTCTCATCCAAGATGAACAGCAGCTTAAGTCTTCTGCTCCTCATTCTGTCGAAGATTCATCTGCCAAACAAAGAAGTACTGGTATTTACTCAACTGAACTTGCTGACAAGAAGATCCCTGTGGATTCATCAGAAAGTGAATGCCCTATTGATTCAAAAGCATCTATATTGTGTCCCGCCAAGAGTTCAAATGATTACATGGTACTTGCTGAGCCTTCAGGACTATCTCAAAATGTGTCCGAATCACAAGGTGATGGTGAGCTAAACTTGATTTTGTTACAACAAAACTGTAAGCATCTTGAACCTTTTGAAGAAATCTCATCAACTGAAAATGAACTGCTGTATGTTGCACACAATCCACGAGAATCAGTTCCCCATATCAATGACAGTGATGTTAGTTTTAGCGAACCTAACATTCCTTCATCAAAGGAGATCATATCAGGTCGACTTTATCGTGAAGGATTTTTTCTATTTCAATGCAATTGTATAGCTGATACAACACCACAACAAGCTTCTGAACAACAGCCAGAATTAGCTTCTGGTTCACCACTTCTAGAGAATTGTGCTACATCAGAAAATACTGAAGCCATATCACAAATTGCTCATCTACCACCAATACCATGGGGATTGACGAAGCCTCCACTGATTTCTCTTGTGTCCAGTAGGAATGTGGCACAACCACCAAGTGGATCAAATCTTGCCATATCATCAATATCTGCTGTTCAGAATGAACCTTCACAAAAGCTTCTAGCTACAGGGATTGAAATAGCAGAGTCAGATTATGTTGTGCGGTCTCAGAAATCATGTAAAGTACCAGCAAGTGTCAAGGAGAGCTATGAACATGATACCTTGGACTCAGATGGAAAAATCACGAGGCCAGCTTTAGAGTCACTACTTGAAGAGGACAAGCAGGTATATGACCACAATGCTATTGGAGAAGGTATCTGGAAGTCAACAGAAGTGCCATCAACTGGGGAAAATAAAAGCTCTCAAGATGTTCCTGTGTTACCAAGTGATGAAACACAACCTTCAAAATTGTCGGAGGTAACACCATGTTTGAATGAGAAAACTCAAGATTTAGATTCAAGTAGATCTCAGAATGGGGCTGCAAATTCAGATAGAAAGTCCCCCATCCCATTTGTAGTAGCTTCAGCTGTTGAGTTGCACAAATTCATCCATGAAGTTACTGGTTCTGCTGTACCCCCAAGGCTTCCACCACTGCCCATGACAAAATTTAAGAACCCTAGACATGGATTTCTTTCTACAGAAGAAAAAAGTTCATCCACTGTACATGATTCAACCACAGAGACTTCAGAGAACAAGAAACCAACAACAAAAATTCACCCAGCTATCCATAGGCCTAATGACCCCCTGATTGAGGCAATTGTATCTCATGATAGAAGCAAG TTGAGGAAGGCACATGAGCTAATTCGTTCTTCAGCCATGCCAAAATCTGATGAAACAGGGTCATTTCTTGAGCAGATAAGAAACAAG TCCTTCAGCCTGAAACCAACAGTAGCACCGGCAGTTAGGTTCAAGGGTGGCCCTCCAACAAACCTAAAGGTTATCGCCATTTTGGAGAAAGCAAATGCAATCCGTCAG GCATGTGCTGGAAGTGATgaagatgacgacgacgacgacaatgaTGAAGATAGCTGGAGTGATTCATAA